Sequence from the [Clostridium] scindens genome:
AGCTTTAAAGAAGTCGGCGATAATCTCACCGGAAAGAGTTCCTGACTGCTCTGCCTTCGCGCCTACATACCAAACCTTGTCATAACTCTGCATATCTGCTTCTTCCGGCTCACGGTTCAAAAATACGATTGGAAGATCCTTGGCCTTTGCCTTCTCGATGATCGGGCCTGCTGCCGTACGGTCAACCGGGTTGATCGCCAGAGCGTTCACGCCCTTGGTGATGAAGGTATCCACCTGCTCATTCTGTGTTGCCTGCTTGTTCTGGGAATCCACCAGTTCCAGATCTACCTTGGCTTCTTTGGCCTGATCCGTCATGGCTGTACGCACGCCTGTCATGAAAGTATCGTCAAACTTGTAGATTGCAGACCCGATAAGCACATCGGATTTTGCGTCCTTCTTATCTCCTCCGTCTGATGATCCGCTGTCACTCTTCCTGCATCCTGTGGCCATTCCTGCGACCATCATTACCGCAAGCCCTGCTGCCAGTAGCCTAGTTACTTTTTCTTTTTTCATTACGTATCCTCCTCCAAATGATATTGTTTGTGCGAATCTCTTCACATTTGCTATGGTCCCAGTATAAGAAAATGAAAGCGGAAAATATATACAATATTTTTTTGTGTTATATCGAATTTCTTATATGATATGTATATAATTTACAATTTTCATTGCATACTTTTAGCAATATTGCACATCTATTCAAGTTTCTTATCTACTTGGCATCTGGACTGATACGAAAAAAAGCCCCTTGGGGGCTTTCCTAATATAAAAACGGCAGGATGTTCTCCCGCCGTTTTATCTCTGTGGCTGTTCTTATTTTTTCTTTTTGATTCCTGCAAATACAGACTGCAATACAATGAAGAAGCATAGCAGCGCTGAAAGCACGATACGTACCCACCAGCTTGACAGCGTTCCCTGGGTCGTGATCAGACTGGATATGGTTCCCTTGATCAGTACGCCGAATACGGTTCCGAATGGCGTGCCCACGCCCCCGCTTAGCAGCGTTCCGCCGATGACTGATGCCGAGATCGCGTCCATCTCAAGACCTTTGGCCTGCTCAACGAATCCGGAGCAGCTGTTCAGGCAGAACAGGAAGCCGCCGCATCCTGCAAGGAAGCCGTCCAGCATATAAGCCTTGAACTTCGTCTTGCGGACATTTAATCCCATCATCAACGCGCTTTGCGCATTTCCGCCGATAGCGTATACGGAGCGTCCGAATTTGCTGTACTTCATAATGATGGCAATGATGATAAAGATCAGGATTGCTATCACTACCGTCGGGTAGATATACGCTGGCAGGAACTTGCCCCGCTTGCTGTAGGAGCCGATAGGCAGGTAGATCTTATAGTTCGCCCACGCCAGGAACGTCTCATTCTTGATGGAGATCATTTCCGTGCTGATCATGGACGTAAGCCCGCGGCCGAAGAATAGGCCGGCAAGCGTGACGATAAATGGCTGGATATCCAGGTAGGAAATCAGGAATCCCTGTACCACGCCATACGCAAGGCCGATCAGAAGAGCAATTGCTACGGCTGCATATGCGCTTGTACCATGGTTCTCCATCTGGCTGGCGACTACCATGCATACCAATGCTGTCACAGAGCCTACGGAAATATCGATTCCTCCAGTGATCATGACGATCGTCTGCCCCATGGCAATCACCAGAAGTCCCGCATTGGATATAAATAGGTTAAGGAACATCTGTGGTTTTGCGAATCCCTTGTCCGCGAACACGATCATGCCCGCCACATACATTGCTACGAATAAAAGTACTGTTATCAGCAGAAGGAAACTATTTCCATTCAGTTTTCTTTTTTGTCTGTTCATCGTCTTTACTGCCATGACTAGTTTCCTCCTTCCGTTATTGCTTTCGATGCCTGGCGCTTTGCCTTCTGCGCTGCAACAAATTTCTTAAATACCGGACTTTGCAGCGTAACGATGATGACGACTACGATTGCCTTGTATACCGGCAATTGATCGGCAGAAACGCTCATTGCGTATAAGGTTGTCGTCAATGCCTGAATCGTATATGCGCCGATCACGGAGCCCATCAGGCTGAACTTTCCGCCGCCAAGCACGTTGCCGCCAAGCGCGACTGCAAGGATGGCATCCATTTCAAGGTTCAGGCCGATGTTGTTGGCATCTGCGGAGTAGATGCGGCTGGAAGCCACAACGCCCGCTATGCCTGCCATCAGGCCGCAGATTACATAGGCAAGGAACTTGATCATGGTAGAGTTAAGTCCCACAAGCCTGGATGCGGTGCCATTGATACCGACGCTTTCAATATATAAGCCTAATGCCGTCTTCTTAAGAAGCAGGTATGTGACCACGATTACAATGATCGCAATGAAGATTGGCGTGGGTATCGGACATTTTCCAATATATCCGCCCAGTACCTTGTAGGAGCCTACACGTACATAAGTAATCTGGCCTGCCGTGATCAACTGGGCGATTCCTCGTCCTGCCGTGAACAGGATCAGCGTCGCCACCATAGGCTGGATGTTCAGCTTGGCTACCAGGAATCCATTAAAGGCGCCGCATAAAGCGGATGCCAGAAGAGCCGCAAGGATA
This genomic interval carries:
- a CDS encoding ABC transporter permease subunit → MAVKTMNRQKRKLNGNSFLLLITVLLFVAMYVAGMIVFADKGFAKPQMFLNLFISNAGLLVIAMGQTIVMITGGIDISVGSVTALVCMVVASQMENHGTSAYAAVAIALLIGLAYGVVQGFLISYLDIQPFIVTLAGLFFGRGLTSMISTEMISIKNETFLAWANYKIYLPIGSYSKRGKFLPAYIYPTVVIAILIFIIIAIIMKYSKFGRSVYAIGGNAQSALMMGLNVRKTKFKAYMLDGFLAGCGGFLFCLNSCSGFVEQAKGLEMDAISASVIGGTLLSGGVGTPFGTVFGVLIKGTISSLITTQGTLSSWWVRIVLSALLCFFIVLQSVFAGIKKKK
- a CDS encoding ABC transporter permease, with protein sequence MSNTKSTWKKITSMRLFMPIVCLLAVLLINVITTPGFFKVSINNGVLYGYIVDVINRASELVILAVGMTLVTAASGGQDISVGAVMAVAAAVCCQILSGGEVSVTKLAAPIALAILAALLASALCGAFNGFLVAKLNIQPMVATLILFTAGRGIAQLITAGQITYVRVGSYKVLGGYIGKCPIPTPIFIAIIVIVVTYLLLKKTALGLYIESVGINGTASRLVGLNSTMIKFLAYVICGLMAGIAGVVASSRIYSADANNIGLNLEMDAILAVALGGNVLGGGKFSLMGSVIGAYTIQALTTTLYAMSVSADQLPVYKAIVVVIIVTLQSPVFKKFVAAQKAKRQASKAITEGGN